One Coffea eugenioides isolate CCC68of chromosome 2, Ceug_1.0, whole genome shotgun sequence genomic window, CCCACTAGCTTAGTCCAAACAAAACACTCTGCTTTTCGCAAGTGAGACCCGTTCAATCATTATCGTTACTAGCGTCATATCTTCCACAATGTTTTTTGGACGTCTTGTACAAACTACAAACTGCTCAAAAGCAGCTCAAACTTGTAATGGAGTATTATAACCCGGAGCTATTACTTTCAGGGGACAAGCGTGTAAAGGGATAAACCCGAGAAAATTGGCTTATGCTACTGAAAAACAAAACATATCCTCGAGTTTATGTCTGTGTCACCCTAAGCAGATAAATATCAAAGCAATGGCCACCTAGGGGGCCCTTTATGCAACACTTTCAAGGAATGTTGTTGCATTTTAAACTTGAATTAACAAATGATGCTGCAAATTGAAATAAAAGGAGAAAGGATTAGATAAGATTTTGCATGACAGCTCAAGGGCAATAGATTTGAACTTTATGGTGTGCAAATTGCAATGAAGAAGATACTAGGATGTAAAATTCGTGGTTCAGCTTGCATTCCTCTATCCTTTTTCTGGGCACTTGATGTGATGGAAACGAAGCAAATAACAGGGGAATCATCCAGTAATGGTCACAAATTTTCCCGCATTAACTTCAAATGAGAAGTACGATGTAAACTATTCATGTTGGTACTGTAGATTCAATATCAATTAGTGAGTGCTATTGTTTTAGTGCCCTCATTGGCAAGGCGACTCAGCGTTGTAGCCACTACCAGTACGTTTTGCCTATTGCTTATGGAGTTTTCTTTAAATAACAGACTGGTGGCTACGGGGCAGGCGCAGTTAGTGACGTCCCCATTTTCAGGACCAGCTTGACAAAGACACCATGCATGAAGCTATAATAAGACTGCACATGGCAAATATTTATTGCTACATTACATGCAACAATCTACCAGTTTTTCCAGAGGATAGTTGTAATGCACACTATTGGCAGGTCCCCTCACCTTGTTTCTAACAAAAATGTACAGATTTTTGGACCTGAACGCTAAGAAAGCATGAATACTTCATGATGCCTCGTATTACTTGTCCAGAAACCTCAGCCAGCCATTTTAATTCAGCCCTTAAGCTAATTATTTTGTGTCTTCTATGTAGATAACATTTAAACTCAGGTGATTCTAGTTGCACCGAAGTGATCACTGAAGACTCAAGTAATGTCCATCAGATGACATCTTTCATATTAGCAATTTATCGAACAAATTTGTAAATCATTGCAGATATTCTAGGTAACTATATGCAGCTTGTAATATTTAGGCAACACCGAAACAGCAAAACAAACGAAACTTTAATGTACGTGATTAATCATGTTGAAGCACTCTCACCTGAACAATGAAGTATGATGGATTTGGCGTTTTCCTGTATTAAGGTAATACTGCTGGTCAAGCTCATAAAGCTGAGATGGGTGGATGGGGAGCTCAAGCTTTCTATTTTTAATTACAGTGACAAGGACTCGTAATAGGTCGCCCGCAGGACTCTCGGCCTTCTTAACTTTGTGCCTGTAATATGGGGTGCCAATGTAGAATATAATCAAGGATAATATAAGTCCAGCAGTAGGGATACAATATCCTAATCCCCAACCCAAGTTCTCTTGAATGTACACAAGGCCAAGTGTTGCACATAGAGCACCAGTGAAGGTACTGAACATCCACCAATTAAAGAATGAAGCCTTGAGCTGTTTCTCACTCGGATTGAAATCATCAAACTGGTCAGCGCCGAAGGTTGATATATTCGGTTTAGTTCCACCAGCCCCAATGGCAATTATGTAGAGAGAAGCATAGATGAATGCTACTTGCGAAGTAGAAGCCTTTTTGCAGATTCCATTTATGCAAGTTCGTTTGAAATGCTTGATGGAAACCGCCATTGTTAAAAGTACCATGCCCTGTTAAAAACATTTTGGCAGTAAAATTTAGTACTTGGAGATCAATGGCGCCAGTACTGCACCGGTGAAACAACTTAGGGGGCTAGACTAAGTAACGAAAATACAACTTCGATCCCAATGTCACAAATTCAGAAGTGCATATGCAATTTAACGATCACAAGAAGCAAAATTTTTCTACATGTTCCTCCATGCGTTAATACCATGGAATATTCTTTTTCTGGTACATGTACCAGTACCAACTATACCAACTAAATGGCACTACTAAAAGTTAATCCTATAACATTTATTCAACGGATCTGATAATATTTCCCCCAAATATGTAACACTAGCATGTGGCATGGAGATTGACAAAAGACTGAAGCAGATAACATTTGATGGGTAATTAACAGGTCCCACGACAGAAAATCATGAACATTATTGGCCTCCGAAAACAGGTGATCATGCAAGTGGTGAACGCAAATACAAGCCAGACGAGTGGTCTGCTTAAAACCACTGGGCCAATGGCTCAATGGCCACCAGGGAGGGACTTAGTCCCTCCTTGGGCTGTTGGTGAGGGTTCAAGCCTCACCAGCAgtgaaaaaaaatctaagggttGTGTCATGATACTCCAACTTAGTTtagttgggtctgtatacccactagCCCCTACAacagcctccttaggctcccctccccctagattaggataaaataggttatacaaatgtattgttgctgacaaaaaaaaagagtggtCCGCTTAAAGATAGTGCATAAAGACGGAATCACGAAAAGGTGTAGCCGGTGGAGCCATGGAAAAGAAATCCCAGGTTGGAATCACAATCTTTATCTGGAAGATTCTTAGTGCGTTAATGTGGAAAAGACATGAGATAAGATAAGAAAATATTTTAACtaacatttaaaaaaataataataattaccaTGACATAGATCAAAGATGAGATGGTGAAGGTCCAAAAGCGACCCAAGTAAGAATCAGCAATATAGGCGCCCAGAATTGGTGTCATCCACACTGCCCCAGACCAATTGTTAACGTTCCTAACCGAAGGAACTGTGTCTTCGTGAAGTTGGGTCGTCAAGTAAACCACTAAATTGGAAGCTATTCCATAGAAAGCCATCCTCTCAAATGCTTCGTACCCTGCATCATCAATTAAACCAAGGAAAAGACACTACTGAGCAACAAACTTGCTTCACACTTGATGCTTTCCTATGGTTTTTTGTTCGTAATACCCTGCCCTTTTGATATTCTACGAGGTTAGCTTCCTCTTAGGAAAACTATCATGGCACCAATCGCCTTTAAGGGATAATTTGGAGCATCCTGTAGACAGCAAATAATTTGAAGAATATTGGATGTCCTATTAAGTACAGTTACTCGTGTTCTACAAGAAGTTCACTGATTCTGAGACATAAATATTTGTCTGTCCCAGATAAAATGGCAATAtgcataagaaaaaaaaaacaacaaaaatttcgAGCCCTACACAAACAAGTTCACGGAAACTCCTTGAAAAAGAACTAAGCAATAAAGAAGCTTTTGGTGATATGTTTTACTCCATGTGATAGTACAAAGTGTTAAATTACTTCTACAACAGCTTGAGCTAAGTCGTTGGCAAGAGAGAATTAGTAATATCGAGGAAGATGCATACCAACGAGAAAAGCACAAGCTTTCCATTTGCCAGTCCTATGGGCGAGTACTGGATGTCCCCGGAGATCAACAGTGCCATCTTGTGTGTAACCTTTACTTTCCATTTTATTCAAAGTAAAACTTCGGGAAATTGGGCGGGAAATCGAAGATAAAAGCTTAGAACGAAGGCTTTGGCTGAATTGCGTGGATGGACTTTGGCAGGCGAGGTTGGGTGGTGTTGACGGTTTTGTCGGAGAGCAGTGGAGTGGGAAGCTGGGAGCGTTGGGAAGTCAGCTATAAATAGGCGGCGATGCCTTTTGCTTTTGGACGCAAGTGTTAAGCACCGTCGCTCCcactttctttgtttctttctttttttttttttgggtattttatatgtagaattaatcttatatacactgtcacgtttagatatatgatatatatatatatataatttgaatctaaaatttaaaatttactcTCATATTATACATTCaatcgtgatagtgtatacagtAACAATACATATAAAAAttacttatatatataattttataacaGTACAAATTTTAGTTCtaaaccaaaattttcttgaaatggCATATTCACTCCTTCCAAGTGAACACAAATATACATTGTGACGAATTGGGTGtatttgaataaatcattattTGCAAATATTATTAATTTGCTTATATAGTAACACATAtatttcaatcactttttatcTTTCTAATCACTTTTTTAATTCACACATATTACATCATCAAAAGTTATACAGTATTGTGTTATTCGAAATAATTTTCTACTCAAATGATGTTTAATATTGTAATGCATAAAAAGGTGCCTTTTGAACCATCCTTACCTGCTGTATATTTGTCTTCTTGTGGGAGGGAGTATGGAATGTGGGGGTTAGCGGTATGGGATGGACAAAGATCTTCTGCGATCACAAGAGTAACTGCAGAGGACAGTTTTTGGTGTAGATGCAATGGTTTGAATTTTGATGATTGGGGGCAGAAATATTAACAAGTGAAAAATTATTGTAATTTTGCATATTATTATCTTAATGTCTATGTTGAGTAGTTTAATCTTTTTGACAAGAAGTTCATAAACAACACTTAAAATAACCCCACAAGATACAATCAAAAGGCAATTGCTGACTTTTAGATGCACCCATGGACCTTAAGTACTACTCACGCACACACTCAACAAACGATGTGTAACACAGGGACAGGGAACAGGAGCCTCTACTAAGCACTAAAGGGCACTCACTCAGTCACTCTGATCTTTCAACCTCACCAACAggtcttttttttctttttgacaagAAGTTCATAAACAACACTTAAAGTATTCCTACACCAAAAGACAATTACTGACTTTTGGGTTCACCTATGGGCCTTGAGTACTAATCAATGTCCTTATTTATTGTATTGTACCCCAGTCTGGAGTGTATGGTGCAGCATTAACTGCAGAAGACTTGGAAGTTGGATCCATATGGAACTAACTAAGCTCCAACGCAATTTGATCCCATGCATGCGTACCATTATAACATAATAAAAGGAGCATCTGAATTTTATGATTTGTGCATTACTGTTATTATATCCACCATCTGCGTTTTTGGGTGTGCAACGCTACTTGCGAGTAGTTTTAATCCCCTTACGATTGTTTGAGGCAATAATCCATAACTATTTGCAAGATTTTCAGGGGTTACGTCTCAAACTTGGATGTTTAATTAGGGTAACCATGATTGGACTTGAGCCGTTGCTTCTCGGAATCGTCTTCCGAGGTGAATCTTGAAATGACACTAGATTCCTAACATGCACTTGCTGCTAATGCTGATAAAATTTTTGAAGGGATAATTTGAGTAACCTCCCCGAAATACCCTCTTGAACAAAATCACTAACTTCCCTCAAAACTGATTTTCTTATAATAATTTAGCTCAATTCAAAAATAACAACtataaaaaataatatcatGTGTGAGAAGatttatacattccaaaaaATGCTCCCCAGCTATTGTACTAGTTAGTTTAATTATTTGATTTAAGTTATGGGCCATTACTACGCGTGATCAATGAAAAATTTCTATCTTTtgcaaccaaaaataaaaaactttcaaaatttaacaaaacaaaactttTTGTTCCTCGTACCTTAAAGATTCTTGTTATCACCACAATCATAAGAAGAATCAGAAGAACTAACACTTACTCATATTTTATTCCTTTATTTGTCAAGCACTTGAATCGAAAAAAGGGTGCCCAGTATTGGAGCCTTTTTAGATGCCAAATTAGAATTTTTTGTTTTCACATTACAACTTATGGTTATTTTAATTTGTAAACAACTTAATTGTTTCTCATGtcagaatttttttatttgttaggtGCATTATGCCTAATACCTTTTATTTGTCAAGTATATGAATAAGAAAAGATACAACAAGTATTGGCTCATTTTTTAGATggtaaattaattaaatttttttacattCCAAGTTATGGTTGATATAGTTAGCAAACATTTAACTATCTCTCTCCCCGCATATCTGTATAAGACAATCTAAGTTGTAAGAACCACAgggccaatggctcagtggTCACCAGGGAGGCACTTAAGTCACTCCTTGGGCTGTAGGTGAGGGTTTAAACCTCACCTgcagcgaaaaaaatctaagggtTGTGCTAGAGCACTCTTTTGATCTAGTTGGGTTTGTAACTTTGTATACCCACTAGCTCCCTACCACagcctaaaaaaaaaaacaatctaAGTTGTAAGGATAGTAAAGTAATTTTGCATTACTGATGTGAGAATTTGTTCCCAATGGCTGAAAAGGAAggtaaatgaaatttttaaaactttaaagaAGGGCAGTAAAACCTTAAGAAACCTCAAGgaagatttctgaaattatcccatttcTAAAGTCTAAAAACTTGTTACAGTAACGTGCAGCTGCAGCGAAATTAACTATTTAGATTTTTGCTGTTCGGAAATCTTCTGGAAGTGTGTTAAAGTGCCCGGTCCCCACTAACCCAACCCAACTCAACCACCAAAATAACTAGAAGTTCAGAGATGGCCACGATTGAATGAATGCAAGTGTATACCAAAAAAGATAAGAGACAGTCCTGATCattgttttttcaaaaacagcttctttctttctttcgaaGCCCAAAGAGCTTACATTAATTTTTACAAACCTAAACCCCGAGAGAACTCCAAAAGCGGTATCCTTTGAGGTCCCACAGGAGACTTATAACTACCAATCCAAACCCTCCCAACCCCGATGTGGGATACATCTAAGAGGACGACACCCCAAACCTCCACCTCAAAAACAGCTTCTTAGTTAttggttttctttttcccaGAAAGGGAGAGTTATAGACGATCGAGGAGCAAGAACAGAAGCCATAAGAACTTTCCCTGTCCACTGTTGGTTTCTATCTATCAACGACTTATCTTTTAATATCACAGTCACAGGTAGTGTTTAGTTTTTACGTTTGACAGTCTTAAGTCGACTGGGCATCAAAACCACGTAAAGCGTCCCCGCAGCTTGTCAAATATATGTGTTGCAGCCTTGCAGGTAACGATAGACCCATCCAACTCTGGTTCTATCTGCAAAGTTCATCACCTGAATGCTGGACCAATCTTCCAACACGTCAACGCCAAAACTTCAACCATGCATGCATGAGGCTTTTTGCATGGTCTCATTTACATCATGGGGAATCTTCAATTTTATGTTCACCCCACAATGACGGGAAAAAAAAGGCTTTCGAAGCTTTTGGAGGTTGGACCATTCTTGACTTCACATCATGGAGGTTTTCGACTAGTGGTGATCATACATAAACGAAGACTCGTCCAATTGCATTCAATCTTCGATTTTTTGGGGCATATATTCTTTACAGGCTTATTTTAATTTGGTTTCAAAATTCAAACCCTTTTTATGTGTAAAACTTTAAATATCTGATAAATTAACTTAACGAAGCTTGTTGGTGTTGCATGCATAAATAATTCTATGTTTGATGCTATTTGATTATAACACGAATGGTCCTAGAGCACGGAGCTTGCTTGCCCCATCCCATGTTCTGAGAGCAACCGGTGAAGTTCATCACCGTACATACACTCAGAAAATCGCATCAGAGATTTACTGGTTCATCGATACATGGACTTTGGCCACTTGAGCAATGGATGGTCTCAGCAGGCTATCAATCACAAAGTTGAACAAAAAGGGATTCTTTCAGTATCTTGTCACACCTATCTTTTCAATTATCGCAAGCAAATCAATGCGACTAAGAACTTAGAAGACAAGAGGAACTACTTAGAGTTGATTAAGTACCATGTCACTCACTCTC contains:
- the LOC113761067 gene encoding protein NRT1/ PTR FAMILY 5.1, with the protein product MESKGYTQDGTVDLRGHPVLAHRTGKWKACAFLVGYEAFERMAFYGIASNLVVYLTTQLHEDTVPSVRNVNNWSGAVWMTPILGAYIADSYLGRFWTFTISSLIYVMGMVLLTMAVSIKHFKRTCINGICKKASTSQVAFIYASLYIIAIGAGGTKPNISTFGADQFDDFNPSEKQLKASFFNWWMFSTFTGALCATLGLVYIQENLGWGLGYCIPTAGLILSLIIFYIGTPYYRHKVKKAESPAGDLLRVLVTVIKNRKLELPIHPSQLYELDQQYYLNTGKRQIHHTSLFRFLDKAAIKQDGDRSWRQPCTVTQVEESKLILGMAMIWLATLIPSTIWAQVNTLFVKQGTTLDRHLGSTFQIPAASLGSFVTLSMLLTVPMYDRYFVPLMRKKTGNPRGITLLQRLGIGILIQIFAIAVACAVEVRRMHVIRLHHIKGPEEIVPMTILALLPQYVLLGIADVFNAIGLLEFFYDQSPDDMRSLGTTYFTSGIGIGNFLNSFLVTMVDKISGSHGGKSWIGKNLNDSHLDYYYSFLLVICTINMGIFLWASRKYVYKRESIELKVGCLELESKALDPSPLGVPV